The following proteins come from a genomic window of Triticum aestivum cultivar Chinese Spring chromosome 6A, IWGSC CS RefSeq v2.1, whole genome shotgun sequence:
- the LOC123132203 gene encoding uncharacterized protein, which translates to MMMGFMMGKRKELEQVVDGLCDFSLSGPAAKCRRLDPGLPPILEEEPPCPSIPYQHQMLGEEISSGANMPIVEDMIEVAMPSHLSSEDKTLVIYKPVNKPTLFGLSIANPSIIVSSDLIRGLKNQPFNQGNCHGLEDNSPERSNCLALVPWSPQRIAMTSDWSASPPESTQNVEEPMDADETEVISMDFEEAPQATPRGIDVDNIHQWHQHCMNPPSLPNPSAPVMWSW; encoded by the exons ATGATGATGGGGTTCATGATGGGGAAGAGGAAGGAGCTGGAGCAGGTGGTCGACGGCCTCTGCGACTTCTCCCTCTCCGGCCCCGCCGCCAAGTGCCGCCGGCTG GACCCTGGTCTCCCACCTATTTTGGAAGAAGAACCACCGTGTCCTTCCATCCCATATCAACATCAGATGCTAGGAGAGGAAATCAGCAGTGGTGCTAACATGCCCATTGTGGAAGATATGATAGAAGTTGCCATGCCATCTCATCTGTCTAGCGAGGACAAGACACTTGTTATATACAAGCCAGTAAACAAGCCTACCCTCTTTGGTCTCAGTATCGCAAACCCTTCAATCATAGTCAGTTCAGACTTGATACGTGGATTAAAGA ATCAACCTTTCAATCAGGGGAACTGTCATGGGCTGGAGGACAATTCTCCTGAGCGCAGCAATTGCTTGGCCTTAGTTCCTTGGTCGCCACAGCGGATTGCCATGACATCTGATTGGTCCGCATCCCCACCAGAAAGCACACAAAATGTTGAAGAGCCAATGGACGCTGATGAGACAGAAGTTATTTCTATGGACTTTGAGGAAGCGCCTCAAGCAACTCCGAGGGGAATCGACGTGGATAACATTCACCAGTGGCACCAGCACTGCATGAACCCGCCATCGCTGCCAAACCCGTCAGCGCCAGTCATGTGGTCGTGGTGA